TCTCGGAAGTCGATGCACGCGGCCGCATCACCACCGAGCGGGCGGGCGAAAGCACGGTGGTGGTGCGCTATCTGAATCAGCAGCGGGCGGTGCGCCTGGCGTTCGTGCCCCGCCGGCCGGGGTTCGTCTGGGCCGATCCCCCGGCGAGCAATGACATCGACAAGGCGGTCTTCGCGAAACTCAAGACGCTGCGGATGGATCCGTCGGCCTTGTGCGACGACGCGACGTTCGTCCGGCGGGCGTACCTGGACATCCTCGGCCTGCCCCCCACTGCCGACGAAGCCCGCCGTTTCGTCGCCGACACCGCGGCGGACAAACGGGCGCGGGTGATCGACGCCCTGCTCAATCGCCCCGAATTCGCGGATTTCTGGGCGCTCAAGTGGTCGGACCTTCTGCGCAATGAGGAGAAGGTGCTCGACAAGACGGGCGTGAGCAAGTTTCACGACTGGGTGCGGCAGGCGATCGACGAAGGCATGCCGCTGGATGTCTTCGCGCGGCAGATTCTTTCGACCGTCGGCAGCAGCTACAAAAATCCGCCCGCCAATTTCTATCGCGCCCTGCGCCATCCGACGAACCGCAGCGAAACCATCGCGCAGATCTTCCTCGGCACGCGGCTCCAGTGCGCCCAGTGCCACAATCATCCGTATGAACCGCTGACCCAGTCCACGTATTACAGCTTCGCTGCGGCGTTCGACGGGATCGGCTACGACATCGTCGAAAACAAGCGCACCGACAAGAACGACAAGAACCAGTTCATCGGCGAACAGATCGTTCAGCTCGACGGGAAGCGGGAAGTGGTGGACCCGCGCACGAAGGCGAACCCGGAGCCGACGATGCTGGACGGGACGACGAAGCTGGTGTTCGCGGATGAGTCGAACCGCCTCGAACCCGCGGCCCGGTGGATCACCGATCCGTCGACGGCCGGCGGGCAGCGCTTCGCCGAAGTGCAGGCCAATCGCATCTGGTACCACATGATGGGTCGCGGCGTGGTGGAGCCGGTCGATGATTTCCGCATCACCAACCCGCCGGTGAATCCCGCGCTGCTCGATGTGCTGAGGCGCCGATTCGTCGCCAGCGGGTACGACCTGCGGGACATGATCCGTTTCATCGCCAATTCGCGCGTGTACCAGCTTTCGTCGGAGCCCAACGAGACGAACGCGGGCGACGATCGCAACTTCGCCAGCGCGATCGTTCGTCGCCTGCCGGCGGAGGTGATCGCCGACGCGGTGAGCCGGACGCTGGACGTGCCCGTGGCGTACAGCGAGGACGAGAGCGACCTACGCGCGGTGCAGTTGCCGGGCGTCGCTGCGGTTTTCGGGCGGCATGAACTGACGAACGGCGCCCGGTTTCTGCGGCTATTCGGGAAGCCGCCGCGACTTTTATCGAGCGAATGCGAGCGATCGGACGAGACGGCGTTGGGTCAGGTGCTGGAGCTGACCAGCGGGCCGATGATTCATGAAGCACTGACGCGGACGGACAACGTGTTGGGCCGGTGGGTCGATTCGAAGTTGTCGGACGGCGAGATTGTGGATGAGCTATTGTGGCGGGCGCTGAACCGGGGGCCGAGCGAGCGCGAGCTGGTGGCGATGGTCAAGTATCTGCACGATTCGCCGGACCGGCGGGCGGCTTTGGAGGACATGGCCTGGGGCGTGCTCAACGCCAAGACGTTCCTGCTGCGACATTGATTTGAGACGATCATGAAACGACGCACGCATTCGACGGCCTGCTGCAATTTCCGCCAGACGACGATGCTCTCGCGGCGGCAGTTGCTCAAGGCGGGGGGCATGGCGGCGATGGGATTGACCACGCCGAACCTGCTTCGCGCCGCGGCGGTTCAGCCGGCGGGGAGCGCGCCGCCGGTGCGGGCGCGGTCGGTGATCTTCCTGTTCCAGTGGGGCGGACCCAGTCATGTCGACATGTTCGACATGAAGCCCGGCGCGCCGGACAAGTACCGCAGCCCGCATCAACAGATTCGCACCTCCTGCGACGACCTGGAGATCAACGAACATCTGCCGCGCCTTGCCAGGGTGATGGACAAGATAACGGTCATCCGCAGCGTGCATCACGACATGAAGAACCACAACTCGGCGGGATACTACGCGCTGACGGGCGCCGCCCCGCCGACGGACGATCAGCGACTGCGCGATTCGCTGGACCTTTACCCGGCGTACGGGTCGGTCGTCGATCAGCTCGCCCCGGTGCACGGCACGATGCCGACCTTCGTCAGCTACCCGCACGTCATCTCCGATGGGTCCATCACACCCGGTCAGCACGCCAGTTTCCTGGGCAAGAAGCACGATCCGCTCTTCGTGCCGCGCGACCCCAATGACCCGGACTTTTCGCTGCCGGAGTTGAGTCTGCCCGATCGCGTCACGCTCGATCGGCTCCACGCCCGCCGCGGGCTCCAACAGCTCATTGACGAGCAGAGCCGCCTGATGAGCTACAGCGCCGAAGCGCGCGGCATCGATGCGTATTACCAGCGCGCGATGGCGATGCTTCAATCCGATCATGTGCGCAACGCTTTCGACTTGTCGCAGGAACCCAAGTGGATCCGCGACCGGTACGGGCGGACGGAATACGGGCAGGCCTGCCTGCTGGCCCGCCGGCTCGCCGAGTCGGGCGTCAAGTTCACGACCGTGTACTTCTCCCGCTCGATCGGCGGGCGGAGCAAGACCGAAGGCGGATGGGACACGCACGGGTTCGACAACACGCGCATGTTCCCGATCATCGAAGCGTTCCACCTGCCGATGACCGATGCGACGCTGCCGGTGCTGCTGGAGGATCTGGAGCAGCGGGGGATGCTCGATGAGACGCTGGTCGTCTGGATGGGCGAGTTCGGACGAACGCCCAAGATCAACGCCAACGCCAGCCGGGACCACTGGCCCCAGTGCTACAGCGTGCTGATGGCCGGGGGCGGCGTAAAGCGCGGGTTCGTCTATGGCAAGAGCGACGAGCGCGGCGAGAAGCCCGTCGAAAACCCCGTCCGCCCCGATGATATCGCCGCCACGATCTATTACCTGCTGGGCATCGACCCCAACACCTACATCAACGACGCCCTGAACCGCCCCCGCCGCATCGCCAACGGCGAGCCGATCCTGGACATCATCGCGTAAACGGGGGGACTCAAGTCCCCCCGCCTCCCGCACATAAAAAACGACCCGCCTTTCGGCGGGTCGCTTTCGGTTCAGGTCCGTTGTCCGCTGGGCCGTATCGAAGGATTTGCTCGAACCCCAAGTTCAGGTGGGAACGCCTCGGATGATCCTGATCTTCCACTCGTTGATGGCTTGATCGTCGCCACCCATATGTGCGATCCCTTGGGGTTCTTAGGTTCGAGCAAATAACGCATCGCGTCTCGAACCCCGCCGGCAACGGTCCGATTTCAAAGAACCTGCCTCCATTATAACACACGCTTTTTGAGGCGGGGGTAAATTCCCTGCCGCACGATCACAAACGCGGACCGCGCGGCAGGTTAACGCTTGACAGTCTCCGGGACCCGTGTTACAAGTAGGGGTCGAGCCAAATTCTTCGAAAGGTTCATTCATGACGAAGCAACTGTACGTCGCGGCGATGGTCGGGTGCCTGGCCATGCTCAGCGTCGGCTGTCAGGAAGAGAAGACCTCCAGTCTCGACAACAGCATCGGGATGCCCGATGCGCAGCCCAAGAAGAAGGGCGTGCTCGAATCGCTGGCGTTCTGGGACAATGACGACAAGCCCCAGCCGCAGACCGTCGCCTACGAGGACGACAACAAGGAAGGGCTGGGCGACGCCCTCTGGCCCGGCAACTGGTTCAAGTCCAGCGGGCCCAAGAAGATCACCGCCAACGATGTGTGGTGGGACATGAGCCCCGAGCTCGAGTCCGTCGCCGAGACGCACGCCGAGCGCACCACCCGTCACGCCCGCATGCTCGACACCAACGGCCGGCAGGTCTGGGATGATCTGGACCGCATCCTGCTTCTGGACCGCCCGACGCACCTGTCGCTCTACTCGGTCCCCTGAGCGAATCGCTCCAATGCAGCACTTTGATCAATCCCCCGTGCAAACGGGGGATTTTTTTGCGCTCATGTCACTTTCATTCGATAGCCGGGCCGCTACGCGGCCCCGGTCCCCCGCCGACATGGTCACGCACCGCTCCCTGCGTTAAACTTCGTTCATGCCGACTTTCCCCAAGCCGCTGCGCCTCGTGTCGTACAACATCCTCAACGGCGGGCTGGGTCGGCTCGATCCGATCTACGAAACGCTCGCGTACCTCGACGCCGACGTGATCGGCCTCTGCGAAGCCGACGACCCGGCGGGGGCGCAGTACCTGGCGGACAAACTCGGCATGCAATGTCTCATCGCCGAGTCGCCCAATGGGCCGCATCATGTGGCCATGCTCACCCGCCTGCCGGTGGTCCAGATGATCAACCTCGGCGTCGGGGCCCCGCAACTGAATCGCGCGGCGATGGAGAGCGTCCTCGACGTCGACGGCGAAGCGCTGCGCGTGGTGCTCATGCACCTGGCCCCGCATTTCGATCACGAAGCGGACCGGCTCGCGGAGCTGGAGGCGATCTTCCGCGCCATGACGCCCGGAAATAGGCCGACGATGCTCATGGGCGATTTGAACGCCGTGGCGCCGGCGGCGGACGTCGATTCGGCCGCGCTGGCCCCGCATCGGCGTCAGCGGCTCGCCGAGCGCGGTGGCAAAATCGACCGCGATGTGATCGCACGCATCGAAAAGGCGGGGTATGCCGACGCCTATGACCTTTGTCATCCCGATGCCCCGGCCGTGACCTTTACAACCGGCTTCCCGGCGCTACGATTAGACTACATCTTCCTCAGCAGCGACCTTGTCGAACGCGTGGTGGGCGCGGACGTGGAGCGCGGCGGATTCGCGCCCTATTGCTCCGATCATTTCCCGCTCTGGGCTGACCTCGCCCGACCCGGTCCAACATCAGAGAGAGCCACATGACGATGCACCGCCTGGCCGTCTGGATCGTGTTGACTTGCGGATGTCTTTTGCCCGGGCGTCTGATCGCCCAGACTCCCGGCACGCCGCCGCTCAGCGAAGAGCAGCAGCGGCAGGAGATGATCCGCAAAGCCCAGGAAGCGCTGCAGAAAGCCAAGATGGAGCGCGAGCAGAAGGAGGCGGCGACGGAGGCGAAGGAAACCGCCGCGGCCGCCGCCGGTCCCGCGCCCGTCGAGCTGGACCTGCAGACGCTCATGACCGATCCGAACGTGCTCAATCCCTCGATCGCCGACGCGGTCTGGAAGTTCACCGCGCCGACCGGGCGACGCATCCTCATGATCCCCTTCAACGTCAAGCCCGTCACCAGCCCGACGCCCATCGACATACAGAGCATCAAGATCACCCGCGGGCGCATGCTCGCATGGGATTTGCCCGACGAGGTCAACCACGCGCTGGCGACCGGCTCCAGTAACGATCTGCAGATGATCCCGCCCAATGTCACGACCAGCGCCACCGTGCATCCGCAGAAGATGATCGCGTGGGAGTTGGCGCGGCGGGTGACGTTCGGCGAAGCGACCGACGCCAATCAGGCCTACGTCATCGTCGTCAACCGGGCCGCCCTGCCCCGCCCCGAGCCCCCGCAGGTCGAACGCCTCGGCTCCAAGGAACGCGCCGCGGCGATGGTCACCTATCGCGAGCAACTTGACGCCTACAACCGCAAAATCCGTCTCGCCACCCAGCTTCCCACCGAATTCTCCAAGCCCACGCCGCCCGTCATCTGGGCCATCTTCGATCTGCCCTCCACCGAGCATGACATCGAGCTGACCGGCCCCGAGCCCCTGCCCTGGCGCATCAGCATCGACCTGCTCGAACGCATCAAGCGCGCGACCAACAACGCCAATCCCCTCGAACTCGGCGTCGTCATCAACGATCTGCTCTCAAACGACCATCCTTACAATCAGCGGATGGCCGCGATGCTTCTGGCCTCCAGCACCAACCTCCGCAACATCACCGCCGACAGCCCGCTCGTGCCTACCGTCGAGAAGCTCGTCACCAAGGGCGACGCCCTGACCCGCACCACGCTCATCAAAGCTCTCGCCGCCGACATCACCGGCATCCCGATCGCCTCCGCCATGCTCACGCGCGCCATGGCCGACGCCGATCCGCAGATCGGCCTCATCGCCATGCAGGCCCAGTCCACCGCCGCCACCGAGACGACCAGGTACACGCCCGATCAGATTCACGCCATGGCCGAGAACACCACGCGCCTGCTCGCCGACGCCGCCGATCAGCCGCCGGCGAATATTCTCGCCGTCCCGCTGAGCGTCGCCGCCAAGCAGTACCCGACCGTCGCGCCCTTCGCCGAGCAGGTCAAGCTCGCCGCGACCCCCGCCGCCCGGCGCGACGAGGTGGTCAAGACCATCGTCGATCGCGCCGCCAAGTTCGAGCCGCTCGCCGAGGCCTGGCTCTCCGATCAACTGCTCGGCGGGACGGACATGGACTATCAGCTCCGCACGCTCAAGTACATCACCACTCCCGAAGTCCCCGGCACCCGCCTGTCGATCTACAAGCCGGACCACGGGCTGATCAAGCTGCTGACCGCGCCCGCCGGGCCGCTGCGCGATCTGGCGTGGAAAGCCCTGCCCTACTTCGCCCTCGGCGCCGCGACCAATCGCACTTCCGCCGCGCCGACCGAAGTCGTCGCCAATGACAAGATCTACGCCGGTTTCATCAACGCCGTCCTGACCGTCAAACCCACGCCGCGCCAGCTTGTCGAATTCATCGATGCGCAGTCCGCGCAGGACCTGCGCACGGCGGCGATGCAGCGCATCGCCCTCGAATCGACCGGGCCGTCCGCCATGGCGGCGATGCAGACGTTCATCACCGGCGGCTTCCCCACCTGGCTCACCAAGCTCACGCCCGATCAGCGCCAGCAGGCGGCGCGCGTCTGGTACGAACGTTACCCCGAGCCCTCGGCCGCGACGCCCCCGCCCGGCGGCGACGCGCCGAAGATCGAGCCGGACATGACCGCCCCGCTCGCCGCCGGACTCATTCGCCCCGATCCCCAGACCGCCGGCAACCCCACGCCGATGATCACCTGGTTCAGCGAGCAGGTCAGCAAGCGCCTCCGCCCGACCGCGCGCGACTGGGCCGCCGCACTCGGCGATCAGGATGTGATGATCATGGGCATCGTCAACGCCGACAAGGACTACGGCCTCGCCTGCGCCGACGCCATGCTCGCCACCGTCACCTACCCGACGCCCGATCAGTCCCGCAGCTTTCAGACGCAGGCCCTCGCCGCCGCCGGCAACATCGCCGACCCCATCGAGCAGAAACAGACGCTGCTGAAGGTCTGGAAGGATGTGCGCGAGAAGATTGTCGCCGACCAGCTCGCCAAAGCGCCGGGCGCGTATCGCATCGCCCTGCGGCTCGACGGGGGCGCGGTCACCCAACTCGGCGCCACCAACCTCGCCGTCAATGGCGAGAACATCCTCATCGGCCCGCCCGAACTGTCCGCCCAGCTTGTCAGCGTCCCCATCGCCATCCGCCTCAACAACCTCGCCCAGATCAACGCGCTCACCAAGGCCGCGGGCATCGAAGGCGAATTCACCTTCGCCGACAACGCCGTCCTCGACCTCGAACCCGACGGCAAAGGCGGCTGGGCCGGCCGCATCATGACCACCGCCGGCAAGGTGCTCGAACTGACGCTCACCAAGCAGTGATCTGGTGATCTGGTGATGTAAAGACACCGCCAAGCCGCGGGCTGAGCGAAGCGAAGCCCCGGATCTCGCGCACCAGGACAATCCGGGGATTCGCTGCGCTCATCCCTCGGCTTAGTAGAATTTTCACATCACCACATCACCACATCCCTCCCCTTTCCCCCCTCCCCCCTCGCCCCATTCGTTATAATCGCCCCTCATGAAGCGACCGCGCATCAAACGCCGGTACGCCCTGCGGCTCGGGGGATGGGTGTACTTGTTGATGGCGATGTTCATCGGCCTGGGCGCGATCAGTTCGCAGACCAATCTGCTGTTCTGGACGTTCGGTCTGATGGTCGGCGGGCTGATCGTCTCCGCGGTCTTCAGCGGGTTGATGATGATCGGTCTGTCCATCAAACGACTTCTTCCCGATCACGGCACGGTCGACGAACCGTTGCTCGTGCGCTACGAACTGCACAACCGTAAATGGATGATCCCCGCGTTCGGGCTCATCATCGCCGAACTCGACGCCGACGCCGACGGCGCCATGCGCGGCAAGCCCCACGGTTGGGTCCTGCACTGCGGCCCGCGCGCGACGCTGCAAGCCCAAACCGTCGGCTGGCCCACCCGACGCGGCGCCATCCACTTCGACCGCATCCGCATCGCCACGACTTTCCCCTTCGGCATCCTCCGAAAAAGCATCACGCTTTCGCAGCCCGGACGCGTGCTCGTGTTCCCCAAGCTCTATCGCCTCCGCCGGCGAAGTCTGTGGGACATCCACGCGCGCGATCTGGCCGGCTCGCGCAACGCCGCGGAGGGCGGCGGCACCGAGGAGTTCTTCGGCCTGCGCGAGTATCGGCACGGCGATTCGATGAAGCTCATCGATTGGAAGCACACGGCCCGGACGTCGCGCGTGGTGTGTCGGGACATGACGCGGTTGACGCCGCCGAAGTTGATGGTGCTGCTGGACGTTCGCAATCGCGGGCCCTGGCCGCACGCTCGGGCCGAGCGCGCCATCTCGTTCGCCGCCTCGATCATCGTGCAGGCGTATCTGGACGGGTTCGACGTCGGGCTCACCGTCGCGGGCGCGCAATGTCATACCTTCGCCCCGCATCACGGCCGCATCCACCGCACGCGGATGCTCCATGCGCTGGGCGAACTGGACTTAAGCTGCGGGCAGATCAGCCCGTGGTCCATTCCCCGGGCGCACGAGGTCAACTGGCTGGTCATTCACGCCGGGCCGATCGATGAGAGCTACGGCCCGCCGGGCGTGCAGCACTTGAGCGATGCGGACCTGGACAGTTGGCTCGCCCAGCCGGAGGGCAAGGATCGGCCGGTCCATCTGGCGGCGCGCGTCCGGCGCGGCGGCGGGCGCGGGAGGGACAGCGCATGAGCATGATCCTCTCGTTTCGCCGGCTCATGTACGCGCAGGTGATCCTCGGCGTCATCGCCTACGCCGTCGCCGAGCAGAGCGCCGTCATGGTCCTCGTCGCCGGCACCCTCGGCACGCTCAGTTGGTACGTCGTCGAAGGACCGCGCGGCAAACCGCTGCCCCGATGGCTCATCAATCTCGGCGTCCTGTGCGTCACCGCATGGCTCTTCTACTCGCAGGTCACGCGGCAGCAGGAACTGATCCTCGGCCTGGGTGAATTCATCCTCTTCATCCAGATCTTCAAACTCTACGAACGCAAATCCAATCGCGATTACGCCCAGCTCATTGTCCTGCGTCGGATGCAGATGATCTGCGCCGCGATCATCAGCGCCGAAATCGTCTTCGGCATCCTGCTGATCATCTACCTGGTGCTGACGCTTTTCACATTGCTCCAGTTTCAGCTCAAGATGGGCTACGACGAAGTGAGCGAGGCGGGAATAAAACAGGCCCCGCCCGGCCAGCGCTCGACCCGCCCCAAGCCCGTCGTCTCCCGCGGGCATCGACGCCACTTCAATCTCGTCGCCGCCTGCTGCGGCATCGGCGCGATGGCGCTGTCGGCGGTCGTGTTCGTCGCCATGCCGCGCGGCGAAGGCAAGGGGCTGCTCGGCGACTGGTCCCCGCCGACGCGCCGCAACGTCAGCGGGTTCGACGACACCATCGAACTGACCAGCGGCACCCACATCGCCACCAGCCGCGTCCCCGTCATGAACATCACGCTCACGCGCGACGGACAACCCTACGGGTCCGACGACTTTTCATTCCTGGTGCGCGGCACGTCGCTGGACCGTTACGACCGGGCGAGCCATCGCTGGACGCGCAGCACGCGCGGCGATCATGCGCTGGACATGGACGCACAGGGCGCCGCCGTCCTCGCACAAGTCCCCGACCGCACGCCGATCCTCTCGCAGCAGATCACGCTGCGGGCGCAGACGCACGGCGTCTTGTTCTCCGCTTATCCGCCGGTGCGCATCGTCTGCCCGCAGGTGCGATCGATGCTCTTTAACGTGCATGATCAGGTGCTCAGCGCCCGCCAGCCCGCCCCGCCGAGCATTCAGTACACCGTCGACGCCCTGGCCGAGCCGACGCTGGACATGACGCCGATGTACGCCCAGCTCGAAGAGCGCGGCGGAGCGGCGCCGCTCGACACCGACCGCGAGCGCGTGCTCGATTCGCCGCGCCTTCGGGCCGAGGCGCTGCGGATTCTGCGCGTGGCGAATCTGAGCCGCGATCCCAAGCTTGTCTCCACCCCGCAGGACATGCGGATCGCCGCGGCGATCGAGCAGTATCTGCAAACGCACATGGCCTACACGCTCGACCTCCCCGCCGTGCCCGACGGCACCGACCCGATCATGGCGTTCCTCTTCGAGCATCAGCGCGGGCATTGCGAGTATTTCGCCTCGGCGATGACCGCTTTGCTCCGATCGATCGGCGTGACCAGCCGGGTCGTCACCGGCTTCCGCGCCACCGAGTTCAACAGCGTCGGCGGGTACTACGTCGTGCGCGAAAAGAACGCCCATGCCTGGGTCGAAGCGTATCAACCGGGCGTCGGATGGCGCGCGTTCGATCCCTCGCCGCCGCTGGCCATCGAGCGGCTCCACGCCCCCGGCTCCGGCTTGCTCGCGCTCGTCCGCGACCTCTACGAGTACATGGAGTTCCACTGGATCAACGGCGTCATCACCTACGATGCCAACCAGCGGCGCAGCGTCATGGTCAACATCGACTCGAACCTCAACTCCGTCACGCGCGCGGGGCAATCGTTGTGGGAGTCGATCGTGGCGTGGATCAAGGATTTCCGCGAGCGGTGGACGTTCGGATTCTGGGGCTATGTGCTGATCGTCATCGTGCTCGGATCGATCCTCTCGGGCATCGTTCTTTTGGTTCACACCATCCTCCGCCGCCGGCGCTACATTCGTCAGCTTCAGCTTGAGATCGCGCCGCGCAAGCTCCAGCGGCGGCTCGCCCAGCATCTTGAGTTCTACGTGCAGATGCTCAAGGTGCTCGAGAAGGCGGGATTTTCCAAGCCGCTCTGGCAGACGCCGGCGAGCTTCGCGGAGCATCTGACGCATCGCGACCCGGATCGCTTCGAGACGGTCGTGCCGCTGACCGATCTGTTTTACGAGATCCGCTTCGGGGGCCGCCCGCTTGATGCGGACCGGGCGCGGCGGATCGGGCGTCATCTGGAGCGGTTGCGGCGGACGATGCGCGTGATGACGTCCGGATAATCCCCCGCCGGTCAAGTCCGCCGGCGATCCCGCCGATGGTCAGAATGTCCCTAAAAAAGCGGATATTCCGCACAGCTCCGGACCTCGGACCATGCCGCATTTCACCACCGCCATTCCCGAATGGGAGCAGGTCTTCCGACGCATCGCCGCACGATCCGGCGTGATCGAGCTGTCGCGCCGCAAGACGCCCGACGCCTGCGAGCAGATGACGATCCATCACGAAGCCGACGGGTCGCACCAGGTGGCGAACATCAATACCTGGCGCGTCCGGGCCTTCGACATGGACCGCGCGGCGATCATCGTCGAGCGCCCCTGGTCCGCCAAGAAGTCGATCACGATCGAGAGTGACGAGCTGCTGGACGTTTTGATGGTCGAAGGCCAGCGACGATGGACCTTCCAGTGCGTCGTGCTCGGTCAGTCGATGTTCGCGCTCAACGCATCCAAGAAGGTGATCGCGCTGCGACTGAGCCGCCCGCTGAAGGTGCATGACGGTCAGCGGCGCGATTTTTTCCGCGTCGACACGGCCGGTTCGCCCTTTCCGTCGGTGCACCTGTGGCATCTGATGGACATCGAATCCTGCGCCGAGTACCAGCAGTACACCATGCTCCGTCACCGCACGCCCGAGTCGCAGCGGCAGGAACTCAAAGCCCCGACCGAACCGCCGATCGGCGAGGATTTCGCCGCGATGGTCATGGATGTGAGCGGCGGCGGGCTGGGCATGCTTCTGCCGCGCACCATTGAATGGCTCCTGCCGACCGCCCCGCTGCTGTGGACCAAGATCACGCTCCCCGACATCGAAGAACCCCTCTTCGCCGTCAGCCGCGTCGCGCACTGGCGCGATGAAAACGCCAAGCTCATCCGCGTCGGCGTCTGCTTCCACTTCGACCACTTCCCCGAATACAAACCCTTCCTCACCGACCTGCTCAGCCACTTCACCGCCAATCACCAGCGCCTGCAGCTACAACGTACGCGGTGAACAAATGGTGATGTGGTGATGTGGTGATGTGGTGATGTGGTGATGTGGTGATGTGGTGATGTGGTGATATGCAAAATCCATAAAGCCGCGGGTTGAACGCGGCTTGGGGGATCGGGACTTCACCACTTCACTACTTCGCCACATCGCCACTTACTTCCCCCCTCCCCCACTTCAACATACACTCTTGCCATGTCCTGGACGCTGACATTCCTCGGAACCGGCACCAGCGCCGGCGTGCCGCTGATCGGCTGTGACTGCGCCGTGTGTCATTCGAGCGATCCGCGCGATCGCCGCGACCGCCCCAGCGTCCTCGTCAAGCGCGACAACAAGCTCATCCTCATCGACACCACGCCCGACCTGCGTCATCAGATGCTCCGCCACAAGGTCCATCGCCTCGACGCCGTGCTCTACACGCACAACCACGCCGACCATGTCTTCGGCATCGACGACCTGCGCCGGTTCAACGCCGTGATGGACGCCCCGCTGGACATCTTCGCCGAGCAGTACGTCATCGACTGGCTCCGCGAAACCTTCCGCTACATGTTCGACCCCAAGCACAATCCCAACCGCTCCTTCGTCCCGCAGCTCATTCTGCATCCGGTGATCCCCGGCGAGGCGGTCTCGATCGCACACGAGAACATCACGCCCCTGCGCATCCTGCACGGCCGACTGCCCATCCTCGGCTACCGCCTCGGCGCGATGGCCTACTGCACCGACTGCTCGGCGATCGCGCCGGAAACCTGGCGGCACCTTGACGATCTGGACGTGCTGGTCATCGACGGCCTGCGCTACACGCATCACCCGACGCACATGACCGTCGATCAGGCACTGGCGGTCATCGAACAGGTCAAACCCAAGCGGGCCTACCTCACGCATATCGCCCACGAAATCTCCCACGCCGACCTCGAACCCCGCCTCCCCGAACACGTCCGGCTCGCGTACGACGATCTGAAAGTCGAGCTGGACGATTAGAGCGGTTTCACAAATCAAATCGCGTTCCCCACGAGCCGCGACCGTGAGGGAGCGGTCAAGGAATGTGATTGGATGCGGGCTCGACCGCTTGCTGACGCGCGCGGCTCGTTAGGATGCGCGGCTACACATTTACTGAAACCGCTCTAAGAGCTGTCAGGCATCAGCCCTCAGCAATCAGCTCAAGGCGATGGCGCTCCCGGCTGACCGCGGACACCTGAACGCTGACCGCTTTTTCACAGCTTCATCGTTTCAAGCCACGTCGCGGCGAAGAGTGCGTGACCGGCGGTAGTCGGGTGCACGCCGTCGCCGAGCCAGTGGTTCATCGGGGCGTGTTTGGCCGCCTCGTCGAACATGGCCTGACACGCCATCCATGTCGCCCCCGCGGCGTCGGCGACTTTCTTGGCGACCGCGCGGCGTTCGTCGAACTCGGGGAACCACTTGTCATTGACCGCGCCGGTCTTGAGGA
The nucleotide sequence above comes from Planctomycetota bacterium. Encoded proteins:
- a CDS encoding DUF3488 domain-containing protein — encoded protein: MSMILSFRRLMYAQVILGVIAYAVAEQSAVMVLVAGTLGTLSWYVVEGPRGKPLPRWLINLGVLCVTAWLFYSQVTRQQELILGLGEFILFIQIFKLYERKSNRDYAQLIVLRRMQMICAAIISAEIVFGILLIIYLVLTLFTLLQFQLKMGYDEVSEAGIKQAPPGQRSTRPKPVVSRGHRRHFNLVAACCGIGAMALSAVVFVAMPRGEGKGLLGDWSPPTRRNVSGFDDTIELTSGTHIATSRVPVMNITLTRDGQPYGSDDFSFLVRGTSLDRYDRASHRWTRSTRGDHALDMDAQGAAVLAQVPDRTPILSQQITLRAQTHGVLFSAYPPVRIVCPQVRSMLFNVHDQVLSARQPAPPSIQYTVDALAEPTLDMTPMYAQLEERGGAAPLDTDRERVLDSPRLRAEALRILRVANLSRDPKLVSTPQDMRIAAAIEQYLQTHMAYTLDLPAVPDGTDPIMAFLFEHQRGHCEYFASAMTALLRSIGVTSRVVTGFRATEFNSVGGYYVVREKNAHAWVEAYQPGVGWRAFDPSPPLAIERLHAPGSGLLALVRDLYEYMEFHWINGVITYDANQRRSVMVNIDSNLNSVTRAGQSLWESIVAWIKDFRERWTFGFWGYVLIVIVLGSILSGIVLLVHTILRRRRYIRQLQLEIAPRKLQRRLAQHLEFYVQMLKVLEKAGFSKPLWQTPASFAEHLTHRDPDRFETVVPLTDLFYEIRFGGRPLDADRARRIGRHLERLRRTMRVMTSG
- a CDS encoding MBL fold metallo-hydrolase, with the protein product MSWTLTFLGTGTSAGVPLIGCDCAVCHSSDPRDRRDRPSVLVKRDNKLILIDTTPDLRHQMLRHKVHRLDAVLYTHNHADHVFGIDDLRRFNAVMDAPLDIFAEQYVIDWLRETFRYMFDPKHNPNRSFVPQLILHPVIPGEAVSIAHENITPLRILHGRLPILGYRLGAMAYCTDCSAIAPETWRHLDDLDVLVIDGLRYTHHPTHMTVDQALAVIEQVKPKRAYLTHIAHEISHADLEPRLPEHVRLAYDDLKVELDD